The nucleotide window GGCGAGCAACTACGGGCCGGCGCCGTTCTACCGCCCGTCGGTCAGCGACGCGCGGCCCGTGCCGCAAGCGGCCCGGGACGCTGCAGCCGAGCCCACGGCGATCACCGCGTCCAACAATGGCGATGCTGCCGACGCGGCGCGATCGTACGGTGGCGTCAGCGACGGCAGCTCGCAAGCGGACGCTCGCCGGAGCTTGACGGCATCGCAACGTGGACTATTCGCGCATCATTGATGGGACGCTGCATGGGGGTGTGCCAGAGTGCCGCATGATCTGCGGGCACTCCGGCGAGCTCCGTGCAGAGAATCAATTGCAGCGAACCGGTTGCAGCGAACCGATTGTGCCGACCAGCTGCAACGAACCAGTCGCAATGGACCAATCGGCAAACGTTACGAAGGAGCCACGAGGCTCACGGCGCGCCCGTCATACCCCACCGCCAGGCGATCGTGCGCCCAGTTCAGCGACCGTCGTCAGTTGCCGGAAATGATGGCGCCACAGGGCTACGCCGAGTTCGCCGCTTCGGTCGAGCGACGAGCCGACGGTCAGATCGGTGACGAGCGTCGGGTTCAAGCCCGCATCGAACAACATATAGCCGGCGCCGAGCACGCAGGTCTCGGTCTGCATGCCGCACACGAGGACGCGCTCCAGTTGCCGCGCGACCAGATAGTCGATCATCTCGCGCGGCGGCAAGTACCCGTATTTGACGAACACGCGATCGGCAGCGACGAGGCTCTCGTCGTCGCGCGCC belongs to Paraburkholderia sp. SOS3 and includes:
- a CDS encoding cysteine hydrolase family protein is translated as MRDMLLVVDVQPSCAPPDWLVTDIRALAKRMPSIATVERHDESRTPFERQLGWRPARDDESLVAADRVFVKYGYLPPREMIDYLVARQLERVLVCGMQTETCVLGAGYMLFDAGLNPTLVTDLTVGSSLDRSGELGVALWRHHFRQLTTVAELGARSPGGGV